Proteins encoded together in one Streptomyces sp. NBC_01216 window:
- a CDS encoding MMPL family transporter has protein sequence MATFLYKLGRSAFRRRRLVALLWVALLALAGVGAASAPAATSGSFSIPGTEAQRAFDLLEERFPGGSADGATARVVFKAPEGQKMTDPAPKAEVQETVAALKSGSDQVASVNDPYEAKAVSEDGSTAYVSVSYKVSAMELTDETREALKETAHDAQGKGMTVEIGGDALQAMPETGAGEIVGVVIAGIVLVITFGSLVAAGLPLLTAIIGVGIGVSTITALASVLDLGSTTSTLAMMIGLAVGIDYALFIVSRYRAELAEGREPEEAAGRATGTAGSAVVFAGLTVVIALVGLAVVNIPMLTKMGFAAAGTVLIAVLIALTLIPALLGFAGSLVVGRKQRKGTRKDDGTPNMGTRWARFVIRRPVMVLLAGVIGLGAIAVPVSSLEMGLPDEGSQPTSTTQRRAYDLLSDGFGPGFNGPLLVVVDGDEGAAESTADTIEGLEGVVAVTPPTPNKAGDTATITVIPKDRPSSVATEELVHDIRDATGDDVLVTGATAMNIDFSQKMNDALVPYLALVVGLAFLLLMVVFRSLLVPLKAALGFLLSVVAALGAVVAVFQWGWLGDLFGVEQTGPIMSMMPIFMVGVVFGLAMDYEVFLVTRMREAYVHGERPGEAIVTGFRHGARVVTAAAVIMMAVFAGFIGSSEQMVKMIGFGLAVAVLFDAFVVRMAIVPAVLALLAHKAWWLPKWLDRLLPNVDVEGEGLARPAGSPGDPGADTDRRLVKV, from the coding sequence GTGGCCACGTTCCTCTACAAGCTGGGTCGCTCCGCCTTCCGGCGCCGACGGCTCGTCGCCCTGCTCTGGGTCGCGCTGCTCGCGCTCGCCGGGGTCGGCGCCGCGTCCGCGCCCGCCGCGACCTCCGGCTCCTTCTCGATCCCCGGCACCGAGGCCCAGCGCGCCTTCGACCTCCTGGAAGAGCGTTTCCCCGGCGGCAGCGCCGACGGCGCCACCGCCCGGGTCGTCTTCAAGGCCCCCGAAGGGCAGAAGATGACCGACCCGGCCCCCAAGGCCGAGGTCCAGGAGACCGTAGCCGCGCTGAAGTCCGGTTCGGACCAGGTCGCCTCGGTCAACGACCCCTACGAGGCCAAGGCCGTCTCCGAGGACGGCTCCACCGCCTACGTCTCCGTCAGCTACAAGGTCTCCGCCATGGAGCTGACCGACGAGACCCGCGAGGCGCTGAAGGAGACGGCGCACGACGCCCAGGGCAAGGGCATGACCGTCGAGATCGGCGGTGACGCGCTCCAGGCCATGCCCGAGACGGGTGCCGGCGAGATCGTCGGCGTCGTCATCGCCGGCATCGTCCTCGTCATCACCTTCGGCTCGCTGGTCGCCGCCGGACTTCCGCTGCTGACCGCGATCATCGGCGTCGGCATCGGCGTCTCCACGATCACCGCGCTCGCCAGTGTGCTGGACCTCGGCTCCACGACGTCCACCCTCGCGATGATGATCGGCCTCGCCGTCGGCATCGACTACGCCCTCTTCATCGTCTCCCGCTACCGCGCGGAGCTCGCCGAGGGCCGCGAGCCCGAGGAGGCTGCCGGCCGGGCGACCGGAACCGCGGGCTCCGCCGTGGTCTTCGCGGGCCTCACCGTCGTCATCGCACTCGTCGGTCTCGCCGTCGTCAACATCCCGATGCTGACGAAGATGGGCTTCGCCGCCGCCGGCACGGTCCTGATCGCCGTGCTGATCGCGCTCACCCTGATCCCCGCCCTCCTGGGCTTCGCCGGTTCCCTGGTCGTGGGCCGCAAGCAGCGCAAGGGAACCCGGAAGGACGACGGCACGCCCAACATGGGCACCCGCTGGGCCCGGTTCGTCATCCGCCGCCCCGTCATGGTGCTGCTGGCCGGTGTGATCGGCCTGGGCGCGATCGCGGTGCCGGTCTCCTCGCTGGAGATGGGCCTGCCCGACGAGGGCTCCCAGCCGACCTCCACCACCCAGCGCCGCGCCTACGACCTGCTGTCGGACGGCTTCGGTCCGGGCTTCAACGGGCCGCTGCTGGTGGTCGTCGACGGCGACGAGGGCGCCGCCGAGTCCACCGCCGACACGATCGAGGGCCTGGAGGGAGTCGTGGCGGTCACCCCGCCGACCCCCAACAAGGCCGGCGACACCGCGACGATCACCGTGATCCCGAAGGACCGGCCGTCCTCGGTCGCGACCGAGGAGCTGGTTCACGACATCCGGGACGCCACCGGCGACGACGTCCTGGTGACCGGCGCCACCGCGATGAACATCGACTTCTCGCAGAAGATGAACGACGCGCTGGTGCCCTATCTCGCGCTGGTCGTCGGGCTCGCGTTCCTGCTCCTGATGGTGGTCTTCCGCTCGCTGCTGGTCCCCCTGAAGGCGGCTCTCGGCTTCCTGCTGTCGGTCGTCGCCGCCCTCGGCGCGGTGGTCGCGGTCTTCCAGTGGGGCTGGCTCGGCGACCTCTTCGGGGTCGAGCAGACCGGCCCGATCATGTCGATGATGCCGATCTTCATGGTGGGCGTGGTCTTCGGCCTGGCCATGGACTACGAGGTCTTCCTGGTCACCCGGATGCGCGAGGCGTACGTCCACGGGGAGCGGCCCGGCGAGGCGATCGTGACCGGCTTCCGGCACGGCGCCCGGGTCGTCACCGCCGCCGCGGTGATCATGATGGCCGTCTTCGCCGGCTTCATCGGCTCCAGCGAGCAGATGGTGAAGATGATCGGCTTCGGGCTGGCCGTCGCCGTCCTCTTCGACGCCTTCGTCGTCCGGATGGCGATCGTGCCCGCGGTGCTCGCCCTGCTCGCGCACAAGGCGTGGTGGCTGCCGAAGTGGCTGGACCGGCTGCTGCCGAACGTGGACGTCGAGGGCGAGGGCCTGGCCCGGCCCGCCGGGTCCCCGGGCGACCCCGGCGCGGACACGGACCGCAGGCTCGTGAAGGTCTGA
- the cbiQ gene encoding cobalt ECF transporter T component CbiQ translates to MGAGHAHTLYRRGDSPVHALPAHTKLAAVLAFVLVVVSTPREAVWAFGLYALLLGAVAARARVPVGFLLRRLVIEVPFVAFAFLMPFVVPGEQTGFLGLQLSVPGLWGAWNVLAKGTLGVAASVLLASTTELRALLLGLQRLGLPPLLVQIAAFMIRYGDVIGDEMRRMSIARRSRGFEAKGLRHWGVLAKSAGALFIRSYERGERVHLAMVSRGYAGTMPVIDEVTASRAQWAGAASLPLAALVICLLGWTL, encoded by the coding sequence GTGGGGGCGGGACACGCGCACACGCTCTACCGGCGGGGGGACTCGCCGGTCCACGCGCTGCCCGCGCACACCAAACTGGCCGCTGTCCTCGCCTTCGTGCTGGTCGTGGTCTCCACGCCGCGCGAGGCTGTCTGGGCCTTCGGCCTCTACGCCCTCCTGCTCGGCGCGGTGGCGGCACGGGCCCGCGTGCCGGTCGGCTTCCTGCTGCGGCGGCTCGTGATCGAGGTCCCCTTCGTGGCCTTCGCGTTCCTCATGCCCTTCGTGGTCCCCGGCGAGCAGACCGGGTTCCTCGGCCTCCAGCTCTCCGTCCCGGGCCTGTGGGGCGCCTGGAACGTCCTGGCCAAGGGCACCCTGGGCGTCGCCGCCTCGGTGCTCCTCGCCTCCACCACCGAACTGCGCGCCCTGCTGCTCGGACTCCAGCGGCTCGGCCTCCCGCCGCTGCTTGTCCAGATCGCCGCCTTCATGATCCGGTACGGCGACGTGATCGGCGACGAGATGCGCCGGATGTCGATCGCCCGCCGCTCCCGGGGCTTCGAAGCGAAGGGCCTCCGCCACTGGGGCGTCCTCGCCAAGTCCGCAGGCGCGCTCTTCATCCGCTCCTACGAGCGGGGCGAACGCGTCCACCTCGCCATGGTCAGCCGCGGGTACGCGGGGACCATGCCGGTCATCGACGAGGTGACCGCCTCCCGGGCCCAGTGGGCGGGAGCCGCCTCGCTCCCGCTCGCCGCCCTCGTGATCTGCCTCCTCGGATGGACGCTATGA
- a CDS encoding SsgA family sporulation/cell division regulator, with product MHPVDDHGVEDHAKGRIITDAPLSRPVPVALRYDPDAAPDAVRFAFPGNVEWSFPRTLLESGVRAPARRGDIGIWPCGRVQTVVEFHTADGVAVVQFDTTALLRFLRHTYAVTASSSTR from the coding sequence ATGCACCCTGTCGACGACCACGGCGTCGAGGATCACGCCAAAGGCCGGATCATCACCGACGCCCCGCTCTCCCGGCCCGTGCCGGTCGCCCTGCGCTACGACCCCGACGCCGCTCCCGACGCCGTGCGCTTCGCCTTCCCCGGAAACGTCGAATGGTCCTTCCCGCGCACGCTGCTCGAGTCCGGGGTGCGCGCCCCCGCCCGTCGCGGCGACATCGGCATCTGGCCGTGCGGCCGGGTGCAGACGGTCGTGGAGTTCCACACGGCGGACGGCGTCGCCGTCGTGCAGTTCGACACCACCGCCCTGCTGCGCTTCCTCAGACACACCTACGCCGTCACCGCGTCGAGCTCGACACGATGA
- a CDS encoding energy-coupling factor ABC transporter permease, with the protein MHVPDGFINAPVSAAAGVLAAGAVAVSLRGARRELAGDGAGGHGDDRTVPLAGLVAAFVFAVQMLNFPVAAGTSGHLLGGALAAILVGPYTGVLCIAVVLLIQGILFADGGLTALGVNISVMGVVTVVVAYALFRGLVLVLPRTRRSVTVASFVAALVSVPAAAVAFTLVYAVGGTTDVPLPKVLTAMVGVHVLIGLGEAVITMLTVGAVIAVRPDLVHGARGLRTPLKLRIAGELVDAAPSRETAPAGGPSPRKLWAGGLVTALVLAGFVSFYASASPDGLEKVAADKGIDRKVEEHAAAGSPLADYGVEGIETTRLSGGLAGMIGVGATLAVGSGAFWLVRRRRDTAEAPHEARV; encoded by the coding sequence GTGCATGTACCTGATGGATTCATCAACGCTCCGGTCTCGGCCGCCGCCGGAGTCCTCGCCGCGGGCGCCGTCGCGGTCAGCCTGCGCGGTGCCCGCCGCGAGCTGGCCGGCGACGGCGCCGGAGGCCACGGCGACGACCGGACCGTCCCGCTCGCCGGTCTCGTCGCGGCCTTCGTCTTCGCCGTCCAGATGCTGAACTTCCCGGTCGCCGCCGGAACCAGCGGGCATCTGCTCGGCGGCGCGCTGGCGGCCATCCTCGTCGGTCCCTACACCGGCGTGCTCTGCATCGCCGTCGTGCTGCTGATCCAGGGCATCCTCTTCGCCGACGGCGGCCTCACCGCGCTCGGTGTGAACATCTCCGTCATGGGTGTCGTCACGGTCGTGGTCGCCTACGCGCTCTTCCGCGGCCTCGTCCTCGTCCTGCCGCGCACCCGCCGCTCGGTGACCGTGGCCTCCTTCGTGGCCGCGCTCGTCTCCGTGCCCGCCGCGGCCGTCGCCTTCACCCTCGTCTACGCGGTCGGCGGCACCACCGACGTGCCGCTGCCCAAGGTCCTGACCGCCATGGTCGGCGTCCACGTGCTGATCGGCCTCGGCGAGGCCGTGATCACCATGCTGACCGTCGGCGCGGTCATCGCCGTCCGCCCCGACCTCGTCCACGGAGCCCGCGGTCTGCGTACGCCGCTCAAGCTGCGCATCGCCGGTGAACTGGTCGACGCCGCCCCGTCCCGGGAGACCGCCCCCGCCGGCGGCCCCTCGCCGCGGAAGCTGTGGGCCGGCGGCCTGGTCACCGCCCTCGTACTGGCCGGCTTCGTCTCCTTCTACGCCTCCGCGAGCCCGGACGGACTGGAGAAGGTCGCCGCCGACAAGGGCATCGACCGGAAGGTCGAGGAGCACGCCGCAGCGGGCTCCCCGCTCGCCGACTACGGCGTCGAGGGCATCGAGACGACCCGGCTCTCCGGCGGCCTCGCGGGCATGATCGGCGTGGGAGCGACCCTGGCGGTCGGCTCCGGCGCCTTCTGGCTCGTCAGGCGTCGCAGGGACACGGCCGAGGCGCCGCACGAGGCCCGGGTCTGA